One Vicia villosa cultivar HV-30 ecotype Madison, WI linkage group LG5, Vvil1.0, whole genome shotgun sequence genomic window, AATAATATGTAGGTTTTTACACAAGATCATTCGACAAACTAATTATGAATAAACATAACTTTTACATAAGCTTAATTCAAGAACCTTCTGacaacaaacaaatcttttacaCAACCTTAACTCGAGAACCTTCACccaattatttttaggtttagcTTCCAATCTTCAAATCCTTTACAAGGATATTACATAAAAGAATCACACTCtggaataaaataaatttaacacAATACCAATACAACATAACTCTCAGAAAGAACTTTTCACTTTCTTGGCACTAAGGTAACTTCGGTAAAAAAAGTTTTTAGAGTGATAGAGAgtagaaagaataaaaaaattctattaaaaaaTCTCATATAAAATGAAATGATGAGAAAACTCATTTTTAATGGAAAAGATTTGGCttaaaaagaaaatgattcaTTGGCACTTTCAAAATTTTAATCGATTAACCATATCTGTTTAATTGATTAACCAGCTAAAATAAGAAAAGTTTATGTTTCGACGTCACCAAATCAATTAAGAACTCACTTATTCAATTAAGAGGCATTAcaagttgatttaattaattggagAAATcccttaattaattaatcattgtaaaatatttttctaattgaTTAACCAATCTCCTAACCAATTAAGTATGTGCTCAAAAACGTTTTAAGAgattttaacaaaaatataaaagaggTTTAAAAAGTATTTTATATGTGTCTGATTGCTTAAATATCTCAAGGCATACTCTTGTCccttttaaaatataattgatcAAATTAAAGCGCTAAACACATAACCATGAGAGCTTTCACATTTTCTCATTTTCACAACTTCAAGACTCCAAGTTCTTATGCTTGATTCAATATTGTCTATCACTTCAACCTGAAACTTGAAACATATGAGTGATGAAGCTTGAGATATATTTGACATCAACTTTACCCAAAAAACTCCATGATAACTCATTGTCAGGTGCGTTTTTATCACTTAATGATTCAACAATTTACATGTGCTCCATCTTTATTGTAGCACCAACCAAAAAAGTTAAAATGAGGAACCATGACCAAAGAGATTTGTACACACGTGGATAAAGAAGAAGAAGTAAAAAAAGTCGTAAAACTGGAGAATCAAGTCAAATGCAAAGTGCCACATATCTCCCGTAATAATTGAAAAACTTAAGCATCACCACATAAATAATCGAGTGAGAATAAATACTCTAGGTCACACTGTGTTGACCCCTATGAGTAgtgttttttataaatatcatattTGTAATTTTTTCAACACAAAATAAATCAAACTATATTTTACACATATTTATCCCTTAACATTTCAGTCTCTATTTTACGTTTTgtgtatttttaatttaatagcaCAAATACCGTATTTAATACTCTTTGAAGTACTTACAAAATCTCGGTAAAGAACAAATATCCTTCTCAACACAAtccttttttaaagaaaagttaATTATTGTTAAAGGTTTTGGAGCCTACAACCTAACTTTGAAGACTTTGTGAAACAAtgtcaacacattgaggtaagGGAACAACTTCTATATCCATCACAAAAAATTGGATAATATATCTTCAACCAATCACATAatactatttaattttaatatatttaattatttattaaataatataattatttattatttttatagtattttatagtATTTTATATTGAAGATAACCTTAGAGCacctccaatggtgcaacccattaTTTGGTTCTTTGTGAACCCATTAGTCCACATCATCTTGAAGCAACTCACTCCAATTTTCACTCCAATGGTGTAATTCTAAAGAACTCATATTGGATCCCACAATTTTACTttgtatattaatattttattcatattaaattttatttgatttaaaataattatttaaattatttaaattttaattaatataaaataaataaaattaaacataaaatttaaaattataattaaattaatctcAAATGCATcacatataattaaaaacaataaaagtataataaaaaataataaaaataaattacataacaTAATTACTCAAATTTAATTTTCATCGTCCTCGTGTCCAAAACGTTCCAAAATATGCTCGACTCGATCTCCTTGAAGTTGGCGATGAAGTTGTTTTTCACGAAGAGTTGCTCTTCTTTGTAGTCTTGTTGCAAGATTCGGATGAGGACCGTTAAATGTTTCGGTCGTTGAGTTGTTGTTACCTACATTATCGCAAGAGTAATCAAAATCACCTTCATATATATGTCGTTCGTCTTCGACAATCATGTTGTGCAATATGATGCAAGCATATATGGTATGCTTGAGGGTTTCCATGTGCCAAGCACGCGCTGGACCACATATTATTGCAAAACGAGATTGGAGCACTGCAAATGCCCATTCCACATCCTTCCTAGCTGATTCTTGgtgttgtgcaaatagttttctcTTTTCTCCTTGCGGCATTGAAAT contains:
- the LOC131606008 gene encoding uncharacterized protein LOC131606008: MDLMENLARLKEKENKLVKEKMESEARLKEEENKLIEEKMEFEAMQFIMSDTSKMNDSQREFHEKHCSNNDINVFNQSNVFNDILEGRAASVQYTINGTPYNMGYYLVDGIYPKWTTFVKTISMPQGEKRKLFAQHQESARKDVEWAFAVLQSRFAIICGPARAWHMETLKHTIYACIILHNMIVEDERHIYEGDFDYSCDNVGNNNSTTETFNGPHPNLATRLQRRATLREKQLHRQLQGDRVEHILERFGHEDDEN